A window of Actinomycetota bacterium genomic DNA:
CCGCCAAGGCGGCGGTGACCGCCGCGACCCTGTTCACGGTCGGGTTCGCCGCCTGCCTGGCCGCCTACCTGGTCGGCGGGGTGATGCTGCCCGACAGCTACGCCCAGGGATCGCCGATGCCGGCGCTGGGTGGGGTCGCCCTGTGCTTCTCGGCGACCGGCCTGCTCGGCCTGGCGGCGGGGACGCTGCTGCGGCACCCGAGCGGGGCCATCACGACGATGGTCGCCGCCATCCTGGCGCCGTCGCTGCTCGGCCCGCTGCTCGGCGGCTGGGAGCGGTGGGTCGCCGGCGCCTCCCCCGTGGCGGCGCTGCAGAAGCTGGCCCAGAGCTCGGATGCGGCACCAGAGGTGGCGGGCAGCCTCGGCGCCTGGCCGTCGCTGGGCCTGATCGGCACCGCCGCCGCGGTCGCGCTGCTGGCCGCGGCCACCGTGCTCGGGCGCCGGGACGCATGAGGCCATGTACCGTGGGCCGCCCTGGGCTGGATCGCACCTGGAGTGGGCCGGGATGACGCTGGCGAGGTCGGGAGGGGCACGAGGAGCCGGGGTGGCCCGGCTGGCCGCGGCCGGACCGCGGGAGCTGTGGCGCGACCTGAGCCCGTCCTCGGGAGTGCCGCTCGCGCCCCTGGCCGGCCAGCGGGTGCCGTGGCCGGGCTGGCTGCCGCACCTGCTGGTGGTCGCCCTCGCCGTGGTGCTCGGGACGGTCGCCGGCGGCCAGGCCGCCAGCGACGGCGGCGCGGCGGCCGGGCTGGCCGTCGCCATCGGGATCG
This region includes:
- a CDS encoding ABC transporter permease — encoded protein: MATSGLEPLVRPGLVDVLGSEWAKLRTVRSAPRMLAAMAACVVGVAVFVGATESLQPDDTVLGGSLTGATLGLLVAASFGVLVMSGEYATGMIRATLMACPRRGQVLAAKAAVTAATLFTVGFAACLAAYLVGGVMLPDSYAQGSPMPALGGVALCFSATGLLGLAAGTLLRHPSGAITTMVAAILAPSLLGPLLGGWERWVAGASPVAALQKLAQSSDAAPEVAGSLGAWPSLGLIGTAAAVALLAAATVLGRRDA
- a CDS encoding EamA/RhaT family transporter, encoding MARLAAAGPRELWRDLSPSSGVPLAPLAGQRVPWPGWLPHLLVVALAVVLGTVAGGQAASDGGAAAGLAVAIGI